Part of the Tepiditoga spiralis genome, ACATTGTACTATTTTATCTTTTTTTATAGTTATTTTTTATTTTTTCTAATAAATTCTAAGAATGATTTTCCATACTCTTTTGAATTTTTTAAGTCTTCTTCTGTTGGATAAAACTTAACTTTTATTGGAGGGATATCTTCAAAAGTTTTTAATCTCATCATTTTTAATCTTTCAGTTAAAAATTTAACTGCTTCTCCACTCCAACCATAAGAACCAAAAGCAGAGTAAACTTTATTTTTCCTTTCATTTACAACTGCTAATAAACCTATTGCTTCCCATATATACATTAGTGCATCATTATTTATTGTTGGTGAACCATAAAGTATACCATCGGCCCATTCTTGTTTTGAAACAAGAACATCTAATTTCTCATTTTCTGGAACTTCTACCATATCAAAAAGTTCAACTTCTCCACCAGCTTCTTTTATACCTTCTGCCATAGCTTTTGCTAATTTTTCTGTATTTCCATAAGCTGAAACATATAAAATAAGAACTCTTGGTATTCCGTGTTCATCTTTTTTTGCCCATTCTTTATATAAATCTATGTGTTTATTTATAAATTCTCCTCTGTGTATAGGACCATGGCTTGGAGCAAGTGTTTTTATATCTAAATTTTTTATTTTTTCAAGTGTTTTTCTTGTGTTTTCTTTAAAAGGTCCCATTATATGGACATAATAATAAAACATAGCTTCTAAATATTTAGCATAAGTTTTTTCATCTAATTTATCTATAAACATTCTTTCATCTGCAAAATGAGCACCAAATCCATCACATGTAAATAACATTTTGTCTTCTTTTAAATATGTGAACATTGTGTCTGGCCAATGCCAATATGGGCTCATTATAAAGTTTAGTGTTTTCCCACCTAAATCAATTTCTAAATCTTCAGTAGCTAATAAATGATTAAAAGGTCCATTTACAATTTCTTCTAAAAATTTTTTTGCAGGAGCAGTTGAAACAATTGTGATGTTAGGATTTAATTCTAATAACTTAAAAATTGCTCCAGAATGATCCGGTTCTGTATGATTTACTATTATATATTCTATTTTAGAAAAATCTCCATTAATAAGGTTTGATAACTTTTCCATATACAAGTCAATAAATTTATCATGAGATCCATCAATCACAGCATATTTTTCTTTACCTTTTACTAAATAAGAATTGTAAGAAGTTCCATATTCTGTTTTCATTATTACATCAAAGACTCTCAATAATGGATTTAAAATACCATTCCAATATACACCATTTTCAAGTTTTATACTTCTAGTTCCATCCATAATTTTTCCTCCTAAGTGAATTTTATTACATTGATTTAATAAGTTACAGTGTAATTTTAACACAAAAAATATAAATAAAAAAGGGGTTTCCCCCTTTATATTATTCAACTACTTCAAAATCATCTTTTCCAACACCACAAAGTGGGCATACCCAATCATCTGGTAAGTCATTAAACGAAGTACCAGCCTTTATTTCATTATCAGGATCTCCAATTTCAGGATCATAAATATAACCACATACTGTACATCTATATTTTTTCATAAATTACACCTCCACTTTGATTTCTTTTGAATTTTCCCAAACGCCATGTTTATTACAATAAGAAACTGCTATTAATTTTCCACTTTTTGCTAATTTTATTTTTGTTTTAATTATTGGTTCATTTATAGATGGTCCAAAATTATATCTTCCTATGTGTAGTGTATTTGGATCTTCATCATATTGAATATATAAATCTATCCATTTTATATGATGCTCTATAGTATTAGGGTGAGGAATTTCTTTTCCAACTGAAACTTCAACTTCAAAAAGTTCTTCTGATTTAATTTTTTCAGGAGCTTCAATAACAGGAGCGTGTTTTTCTGTTTTAAAATCAGCTGATTTAATAACTTCTCCAAATTTCATTTTTACACCTCCATTAAAATTTTACAAAATTATCTTTACCAGCACCACAAACAGGACATTTTTCAGGTAAAGAATCTTCGGTAGTATATCCACAAACATTACATATATATATTTCTTTTTCGTCTAAATCATCATTTTTTTCTATTTTTTCAATTGCATCTTTATACATTGAAGAGTGAATTTTTTCTGCTTCTATTGCAAAATGAATACTTCTTAATGCTTCTTTTTCATTTTGAAGTTCTGAAACAACATTATATGCTGGATACATTTCTTCTATTTCAAAATTTTCACCATCTAAACTTGCTTTTAAGTTTTCTCCATTTGTTCCTAAATAACCTAAAGCTTTAAAGTGATTTCTTGCATGAGTAAATTCTGCATGAGCTATTGCTCTCCACATTTTAGCTAAGTTTATATTTCCACTTTTTTCTGCATTTTCAGCAAAAATTAGGTATTTCATATGAGCTTTTGATTCACCTGCGAATGCATCTTCTAAGAATTGTCTTACCATAGGTCTTTTTACCATTTTTTCGCCCCCTAAAATTATTTCTGTGTAAATTATAACATTGTTTTTTTACAAAATTATATCTAAAACATATCTTTTATGTTAAAAGAGGTTATGAAAACAATTATACTATATATATTATTTCAAATTTTATTTAGAATTTTTTTGGTATTTTGAAAAATTTTAATAACAATGAATCAAAGGTATTATCATTTAATAATCTTCTTAAAAATAATAACATTTTTGCTTGAAAGGGAACGGCATAACGGGCCTTAGGTTTATTTGATTTTATAGATTTAATTATTACTTCAGCAACTTTGTCTGAAGAAAGCCCACTTTTTTTTACTTCATATATATTATAAAAACTGTCTGCAATAATATTTGCTATTTTTTTGTAAGCTCCATTTTCGGATCTTTTTCTAAGATTATCAACGGTAATTTTTCCCCAAGAAGTATTAATTGCTCCGGGTTCAATTAATATAGCATTAATTCCAAATTGTTTTATTTCATTTCTTAAACAGTCGGTAAATCCTTCAACTGCATGTTTACTTGCATGATACCATGTTCCCATAGGCATCCAAATTTTTCCACCGACAGAGCTTATATTTATTATTTTACCAGATCTTTGTTGTCGCATTATTGGTAAAACTAATTGTGTCATTCTTGCTAATCCAAAAAGATTAACTTCGAACTGTCTTTTTGCTTCTTCTATGGGAACATCTTCAACAGCTCCATAAGATCCATAACCAGCATTATTAATTAAGATATCTATTCTTTTTTCTTTTGAAATTACTTTTTCAACAAACTTTTTCATTGTTTCTTCTTGTGTAACATCTAGAAAAGATATTTTTGCACCTTTTTTTTCAATATCTTTCATTTTATCTATATTTCTTGCACCAGTATATACAGTAAAATTATTTTCTAATAATTTTAATACAGTTGACTTTCCTATTCCAGAAGAACCTCCAGTTATTATTACTACTTTTTTCAAATTAACCACCCCTTATTATAATTTTATCATAATCAAATATGAATTTAACATAAATTAATAAAAAATAATATATATTAATATAAATTAACATAAATTAATTAAACTTAATTTTTTTTAATAAAACTTTGCAATAACTAATAAAATATGTTATAATATATTTACGTACCGTTAATTTATAAAGGGGGAAGGAAAATGAAAAAATGGCTAGTTGTTTTAGTTGTTGTTTTTAGTGTTTTTATGTTCTCAAAAACTACTGTTGAATTTTGGCATGCTATGAGTGGAGATAGGATAGCTTTGATTCAAAGTATGGCTGAAGACTTTATGAAGCTACACCCTGATATAGTAATTAAAGCACAATATACCGGTAGTTATAGAGATACATTAAATAAATTAACTACATCTATAAAATCAGGAAAATCTCCTAATTTAGTACAAGTTTATGATATAGGAACAAGAGCAATGATTGATGGTGATGTTGCCTTACCAATGCAAGATATGATTGATAAAGATCCAAATTTTGATAGTGCATTATTTTTAGATCAAGTTTTAAATTATTACAGAGTAAATGGAAAATTATATTCAATGCCATTTAATTCTTCAAATGCAGTTTTATTTTATAATAAAACATTATTTAAAAAAGCTGGTTTAGATCCAAATAAACCACCAAAAACTTATGAAGAATTAATAGATTATAGTAGAAAATTAGCAAAAATTGGAGTAGCAGGATTAACTTGGCCAACACATTCATGGTTCTTTGAACAATTACTTGCTGCACAAGATGCATTATTTACAGATAATAATAATGGAAGAACAGGAAAAGCTGAAAATGCAGTATTTAATAGTGAAGCTGGAAGAAAAATATTTCAATTACTTGATACAATGACAAAAGAAAATCTGATAATAAATACAAAAAGAGAAGATTGGTCAGGTGCAAGACAAATATTTTTATCAGGAAAAGCAGCTATGGTTTTATTCTCAACATCAGATGCAAAAGCTTTTTATGAAATGGGAAAAGAAAATGGCTATGATGTAGGCGCAGCATTTTTACCTGTACCAAAAGGTTCTGCAAAAGGTGGAGTTATTATTGGTGGAGGAAGTTTATGGATGATTAAAGGACATTCTAATGCTGAAAATAATGCTACTTGGGAATTTGTAAAATTTATGGCTGAACCAGCACAACAAATAAAATGGCATTTGGGTACAGGATATTTTCCAGTTAGAAAAGATGCTATCGAACAATTGTTAGACAGTAATTTTTATTCAAAAAATCCAGTTTATTTAGGAACTATAATGCAACTTCTTATGTCAAAACAAGATTATAGTACCATGGGAGCTGTAATAGGTGTATTCCCTCAAGCAAGAGACCAAATTGAAACAGCTTTTGAAAAAGTTATTAACAATCAAGAAGATTATAAGAAAGCACTTGAAGAAGCAGAAAAATCTGTTACTGAGTCCATAAAAGAATATAATGATTTATATAATTAAAATATAAAAGTTGGACGATTTCGTCCAACTTTTAGTTTTAGGAGGAAAATTAAATGAAGATAAGAAAATTTACACCGTATATTCTGTTAATACCAACATTTATTATAATAACAATCTTTATTTATATTCCAACTGTTTATTCATTTAGATTGAGTTTTTTCCGTCAATCACCTTTTGGAAACAGAGAAATATATGTTGGAATTAAAAATTTTACTAAATTATTTACGGATCCAAATTATTATAGAGCTTTTGGTATAAATATTTTGTATGCACTTATAACTGTTACTGCAACAATTTTTTTCGCTTTTTTATTAGCACAATTATTAAATCAAAAAATACCTGGAACACGTTTTTTTCGTTTATTTATATTTTCTCCATATGCTATATCTCCAGCCATTGCAGGAGTTTTATGGTCTTTTCTTTTGAATCCTGTTGTTGGACATATTAATTATGTTTTTATGAAACTTTTTGGACTTCATGTTGAATGGCTTACACAAACACCATTTGCATTTATTTCAATTGTTATGGCAAGCATTTGGAAAATGTTGCCATTTAGTCTTATTTTTTACTTAGCAGGACTTCAATCTATACCCGACTCATTGATTGAAAGTTCTTTAATAGATGGAGCAAACCTTTGGACGAGAATGTGGAAAATAAAATTTCCTCTTTTATCACCAATTACTTTTTATCTTGTTATAATGACATTAACTTCATCAATGTTTTCATCTTTTGGAATTATAGATATTATGACAAAAGGTGGTCCAGTTGGATCTACAACAACATTAATTTATAAACTTTATTTAGATGCTTTTGCATATCAAAAAACAGGATTAGCAGCAGCACAAAGTATAATAATGTTTTTAATAATGGGAATAGTAACTTATATTTATTTTAAAAATGTAGAAAAAAATGTACACTATCAATGAGGTGATTATATGAAACTTAGTACAAAGAAAAAAATGTCTTTTATTACGTCTGAAGTATTATTAGTTATAATTTCTTTAATTGTAATGTTACCAGTAATATTAGCAATTTCAATGAGCTTTATGAAACCAGAAGAAGTTTTTTCATTTCCACCAAAATTAATTCCTTCTACTTTGCATATTCAAAATTATATTGAAGCAATGCAACTTGTGGATTTTAAAAGAATGTTATTAAATTCAACAATAATAGCTTTTTTTATAACTTTAGGTAAATTAATAACAGGAACATTAGCGGGATATGCTTTTGCAAGTTTTAATTTTAAAGGTAAAAAAATATCGTTTGGATTATTATTTATAACTTTATTTTTACCTGCTGAAACAGTTATGGTACTTCCATTGTTTTTAATAGTTAAAAATTTTGGTTGGGTAAATACTTTTTGGGCTTTAATAATACCATTTACAGCTTCAGCAACTAATGCATTTTTAATGAGACAACATTTTATGACAATACCAAAAGAACTTGAAGATGCTGCTAAAATAGATGGAGCAACTTCTATGGAATATTTTTGGAAAATATTGATACCATTATCTAAACCTATGATAGGTGGAGCTGCTCTAATTAATTTTGTTTATGCGTGGAATTTATATTTGTGGCCTCTTATAGTAACTATGGAAGATAAAATGAAAACTGTACAAATTGGTGTAAAAATGTTGATTGATGGTCAAGGATCAAATAATTGGGGAGTAATAATGGCTGGTACAATAATTGCATTAGTTCCAACATTACTGATATTTTTTGCAATTCAAAATGTTTTTGTTAAGAGCCTCGTTAGTTCGGGATTAAAGGGATAGTATAGTAATTTAAATAAAAATATCTCCACATTAAAAGATAATTAATCTTTTTTATATTGGAGATATTTTTTTATTAAGAATGTTATATTAAGAGTGTTCTATTTTTACTTTTGATCCATTATTTCCAGGGTTTGCAGAAGTTATTAATAATTTTGTTGGAACTCTATCTTTTAATTCATCAATATGAGATATTATTCCAACTGATAATTTTTCATTACGAAGTTTTTCTAAAGAATTCATAACAGTATCTAAGAGTTCATTGTCAAGAGTTCCAAATCCTTCATCTAAGAAAAAAAACTCGAGAGGTATTTTTCCTTTTAATTGTATTTGTGAGGATAATGCAAGAGCTAAAGATAAAGAAGCAAGAAATGTTTCTCCACCAGATAAGCTTTTTGGATCTCTTCTTGTGCCACCATTTCCATCATCTCTTATAATAAAATTGCTTTCATTATCGATTTCAAGTGCATATCTTTCATTTGTAATTTTTTTAAGACGCTGTGAAGCATCTCTTGTAATATGATTCATTTGCATTGATGAAATAAATTTTACAAATTTTTTTCCTTCAAATAATTTACTTAATTCTTCATAAATATCTTTTTTTTGAATATATATTTTTAATTTTTTTAATAAAGAATTTTTGATTTTTATTTTTTCAATATTTTCATTAATTTTATTTTTTAATAAAAATTCTTCTTTTTTTATTTTTTCTAAATGGATATTTAAAGTATCTTTTTTTGTTTTTATTTCTTGATATTCTTTT contains:
- a CDS encoding carbohydrate ABC transporter permease, which translates into the protein MKLSTKKKMSFITSEVLLVIISLIVMLPVILAISMSFMKPEEVFSFPPKLIPSTLHIQNYIEAMQLVDFKRMLLNSTIIAFFITLGKLITGTLAGYAFASFNFKGKKISFGLLFITLFLPAETVMVLPLFLIVKNFGWVNTFWALIIPFTASATNAFLMRQHFMTIPKELEDAAKIDGATSMEYFWKILIPLSKPMIGGAALINFVYAWNLYLWPLIVTMEDKMKTVQIGVKMLIDGQGSNNWGVIMAGTIIALVPTLLIFFAIQNVFVKSLVSSGLKG
- the rd gene encoding rubredoxin: MKKYRCTVCGYIYDPEIGDPDNEIKAGTSFNDLPDDWVCPLCGVGKDDFEVVE
- a CDS encoding oxidoreductase, with protein sequence MVNLKKVVIITGGSSGIGKSTVLKLLENNFTVYTGARNIDKMKDIEKKGAKISFLDVTQEETMKKFVEKVISKEKRIDILINNAGYGSYGAVEDVPIEEAKRQFEVNLFGLARMTQLVLPIMRQQRSGKIINISSVGGKIWMPMGTWYHASKHAVEGFTDCLRNEIKQFGINAILIEPGAINTSWGKITVDNLRKRSENGAYKKIANIIADSFYNIYEVKKSGLSSDKVAEVIIKSIKSNKPKARYAVPFQAKMLLFLRRLLNDNTFDSLLLKFFKIPKKF
- a CDS encoding FprA family A-type flavoprotein — protein: MDGTRSIKLENGVYWNGILNPLLRVFDVIMKTEYGTSYNSYLVKGKEKYAVIDGSHDKFIDLYMEKLSNLINGDFSKIEYIIVNHTEPDHSGAIFKLLELNPNITIVSTAPAKKFLEEIVNGPFNHLLATEDLEIDLGGKTLNFIMSPYWHWPDTMFTYLKEDKMLFTCDGFGAHFADERMFIDKLDEKTYAKYLEAMFYYYVHIMGPFKENTRKTLEKIKNLDIKTLAPSHGPIHRGEFINKHIDLYKEWAKKDEHGIPRVLILYVSAYGNTEKLAKAMAEGIKEAGGEVELFDMVEVPENEKLDVLVSKQEWADGILYGSPTINNDALMYIWEAIGLLAVVNERKNKVYSAFGSYGWSGEAVKFLTERLKMMRLKTFEDIPPIKVKFYPTEEDLKNSKEYGKSFLEFIRKNKK
- a CDS encoding rubrerythrin family protein, producing the protein MVKRPMVRQFLEDAFAGESKAHMKYLIFAENAEKSGNINLAKMWRAIAHAEFTHARNHFKALGYLGTNGENLKASLDGENFEIEEMYPAYNVVSELQNEKEALRSIHFAIEAEKIHSSMYKDAIEKIEKNDDLDEKEIYICNVCGYTTEDSLPEKCPVCGAGKDNFVKF
- a CDS encoding ABC transporter substrate-binding protein, which translates into the protein MKKWLVVLVVVFSVFMFSKTTVEFWHAMSGDRIALIQSMAEDFMKLHPDIVIKAQYTGSYRDTLNKLTTSIKSGKSPNLVQVYDIGTRAMIDGDVALPMQDMIDKDPNFDSALFLDQVLNYYRVNGKLYSMPFNSSNAVLFYNKTLFKKAGLDPNKPPKTYEELIDYSRKLAKIGVAGLTWPTHSWFFEQLLAAQDALFTDNNNGRTGKAENAVFNSEAGRKIFQLLDTMTKENLIINTKREDWSGARQIFLSGKAAMVLFSTSDAKAFYEMGKENGYDVGAAFLPVPKGSAKGGVIIGGGSLWMIKGHSNAENNATWEFVKFMAEPAQQIKWHLGTGYFPVRKDAIEQLLDSNFYSKNPVYLGTIMQLLMSKQDYSTMGAVIGVFPQARDQIETAFEKVINNQEDYKKALEEAEKSVTESIKEYNDLYN
- a CDS encoding class II SORL domain-containing protein — translated: MKFGEVIKSADFKTEKHAPVIEAPEKIKSEELFEVEVSVGKEIPHPNTIEHHIKWIDLYIQYDEDPNTLHIGRYNFGPSINEPIIKTKIKLAKSGKLIAVSYCNKHGVWENSKEIKVEV
- a CDS encoding ABC transporter permease subunit — its product is MRKFTPYILLIPTFIIITIFIYIPTVYSFRLSFFRQSPFGNREIYVGIKNFTKLFTDPNYYRAFGINILYALITVTATIFFAFLLAQLLNQKIPGTRFFRLFIFSPYAISPAIAGVLWSFLLNPVVGHINYVFMKLFGLHVEWLTQTPFAFISIVMASIWKMLPFSLIFYLAGLQSIPDSLIESSLIDGANLWTRMWKIKFPLLSPITFYLVIMTLTSSMFSSFGIIDIMTKGGPVGSTTTLIYKLYLDAFAYQKTGLAAAQSIIMFLIMGIVTYIYFKNVEKNVHYQ